The following proteins come from a genomic window of Mycobacterium sp. DL:
- a CDS encoding PhoH family protein produces the protein MTESLVRTYVLDTSVLLSDPWACTRFAEHEVVVPLVVISELEAKRHHHELGWFARQALRMFDDLRLEHGRLDQPIPVGDHGGTLHIELNHSDPSVLPAGFRTDSNDSRILTCAANLAAEGKRVTLVTKDIPLRVKAGAVGLPADEYHAQDVVTSGWTGMAEVEVSSEDIDGLFADGDIDLESARDLPCHTGVRLLGSNSHALGRVNADKRVQLVRGDREVFGLRGRSAEQRVALDLLLDESVGIVSLGGKAGTGKSALALCAGLEAVLERRTQRKVVVFRPLYAVGGQELGYLPGSESEKMGPWAQAVFDTLEGLASPAVLEEVLARGMLEVLPLTHIRGRSLHDSFVIVDEAQSLERNVLLTVLSRLGSGSRVVLTHDVAQRDNLRVGRHDGVAAVIEKLKGHPLFAHITLLRSERSPIAALVTEMLEEISPGALP, from the coding sequence GTGACTGAATCGCTCGTCCGGACCTACGTGCTCGACACCTCCGTGCTGCTGTCCGATCCCTGGGCCTGCACACGGTTCGCCGAACACGAGGTGGTAGTTCCGTTGGTGGTCATCAGCGAACTGGAAGCCAAGCGGCATCATCATGAGCTCGGCTGGTTCGCTCGTCAGGCACTGCGGATGTTCGATGATCTCCGGCTCGAACACGGGCGGCTGGACCAGCCGATTCCGGTCGGCGATCACGGCGGCACACTGCACATCGAGCTCAACCACAGTGATCCGTCGGTGTTGCCCGCGGGCTTCCGCACCGACAGCAACGACTCGCGGATTCTGACCTGCGCGGCCAATCTGGCCGCGGAAGGCAAGCGAGTCACGTTGGTGACCAAGGACATTCCGCTGCGCGTGAAGGCCGGCGCCGTGGGCTTGCCTGCCGACGAATACCACGCACAGGATGTCGTCACGTCGGGATGGACCGGGATGGCGGAGGTCGAGGTCTCCAGCGAGGACATCGACGGCCTCTTCGCCGATGGTGACATCGACCTCGAGTCCGCGCGCGACCTGCCCTGCCATACCGGGGTCCGGTTGCTGGGCAGCAATTCTCACGCGCTGGGGCGGGTCAACGCCGACAAGCGGGTGCAACTGGTGCGCGGCGATCGGGAGGTGTTCGGCCTCCGGGGAAGGTCGGCCGAACAGCGGGTCGCACTCGATCTACTGCTCGACGAGTCCGTCGGCATCGTGTCACTCGGTGGCAAGGCGGGCACCGGAAAGTCCGCCCTGGCGCTGTGCGCCGGCCTGGAGGCCGTGCTGGAGCGGCGTACTCAGCGCAAGGTCGTGGTGTTCCGGCCGTTGTACGCGGTCGGTGGCCAGGAACTCGGCTACCTGCCCGGCAGCGAGAGCGAGAAGATGGGGCCGTGGGCGCAGGCGGTGTTCGACACGCTCGAGGGCCTCGCGAGCCCGGCGGTCCTCGAGGAGGTGCTCGCGCGCGGCATGCTGGAGGTGCTGCCGCTGACCCACATCCGGGGACGCTCTCTGCACGACTCGTTCGTGATCGTCGACGAGGCGCAGTCCCTGGAACGCAACGTGCTGCTCACCGTGCTGTCGCGGCTGGGGAGCGGGTCGCGGGTGGTGCTGACCCACGACGTCGCGCAGCGGGACAATCTGCGCGTCGGCCGCCACGACGGTGTCGCGGCGGTGATCGAGAAGCTCAAGGGTCACCCGCTCTTTGCGCACATCACCCTGCTGCGCAGCGAGCGTTCGCCGATCGCGGCGTTGGTCACCGAGATGCTCGAGGAGATCAGCCCCGGCGCCCTTCCCTGA
- a CDS encoding nuclear transport factor 2 family protein, protein MSFEPDVLQGFVQRYLDTVSSGTADEVAALYAEDATLEDPVGGGEVHIGRKAIAGFYSGMGGTEIKTELLSFRAGGHEAAFAFAITVGGAMRIEPIEVMAFDGDGKITSMKAYWGPQNITQL, encoded by the coding sequence ATGAGTTTCGAGCCGGATGTGTTGCAGGGTTTCGTCCAGCGGTACCTCGACACCGTGTCCAGTGGCACCGCTGACGAGGTAGCTGCGCTCTACGCCGAAGACGCCACCCTCGAAGATCCCGTGGGCGGCGGCGAGGTCCACATCGGGCGGAAGGCCATCGCCGGGTTCTACTCGGGTATGGGTGGCACGGAGATCAAGACCGAACTGCTGAGCTTCCGCGCAGGCGGACACGAGGCGGCCTTCGCCTTCGCCATCACCGTGGGCGGGGCGATGCGCATCGAGCCCATCGAGGTGATGGCGTTCGACGGCGACGGCAAGATCACGTCGATGAAGGCCTACTGGGGTCCGCAGAACATCACCCAGCTGTAG
- a CDS encoding (2Z,6E)-farnesyl diphosphate synthase, with the protein MDLIPRRLKEPMYRLYELRLRQGLTPSRSELPRHIAVLCDGNRRWARELGHDDVSYGYRVGAHKIAEMLRWCQEAGIEMATVYLLSTENLRRDADELASLIEIITEVVEEICAPANQWSVRTVGDLELIGEEPARRLRDAVQSTGGNGGTFHVNVAVGYGGRQEIVDAVRALLAKELANGATGDRLIEAVTAEAISENLYTSGQPDPDLVIRTSGEQRLSGFLLWQSAYSEMWFTEAYWPEFRRVDFLRALRDYSARHRRYGR; encoded by the coding sequence GTGGACCTCATTCCGCGGCGTCTCAAGGAGCCGATGTACCGGCTCTACGAGCTGCGGCTGCGCCAGGGTCTGACACCCTCCCGGTCGGAGCTGCCCCGTCACATCGCGGTGTTGTGCGACGGCAACCGGCGCTGGGCCCGCGAGCTGGGGCACGACGACGTCAGCTACGGCTACCGCGTGGGTGCGCACAAGATCGCCGAGATGCTGCGCTGGTGCCAGGAAGCCGGCATCGAGATGGCGACGGTGTATCTGCTGTCCACCGAGAACCTGCGGCGTGACGCCGACGAGCTGGCCTCGCTCATCGAGATCATCACCGAGGTCGTCGAGGAGATCTGCGCGCCCGCCAACCAGTGGAGCGTGCGCACCGTCGGCGACCTCGAACTCATCGGCGAGGAACCGGCCAGGAGGTTGCGCGACGCGGTGCAGTCGACCGGCGGCAACGGCGGGACGTTCCACGTCAATGTCGCGGTGGGCTACGGCGGACGTCAGGAGATCGTCGACGCCGTCCGTGCCCTGCTGGCCAAGGAGCTCGCCAACGGGGCCACCGGCGATCGGCTGATCGAAGCGGTCACCGCCGAGGCGATCTCGGAGAACCTGTACACCTCCGGCCAGCCCGATCCCGACCTGGTTATCCGCACCTCGGGCGAGCAGCGATTGTCGGGTTTTCTGCTGTGGCAGAGCGCCTATTCGGAGATGTGGTTCACCGAGGCGTACTGGCCCGAGTTCCGCCGGGTCGACTTCCTGCGCGCCCTGCGTGACTACAGCGCCAGGCATCGACGCTACGGGCGCTAG
- a CDS encoding polysaccharide deacetylase family protein — MRNVVGVAVAAVLLAGSLSGHAHADTVDCAQVKCVALTFDDGPGPHTDRLLQILQANNAEATFFLIGDKVAADPAAARRIADAGMEIGNHTWQHPDMTAIPPQDIPSQFSRATEAIEAATGRRPTLARTGGGTVNETVLAEAGRQGLADINWDVVPFDWLHDPDTAPTRALLMSQIRPGSVVVLHDTFASTVDLMEQFIPVLTGNGYHLVTVSEMLGPRAPGSLYGSRENGPPANVLVEPQ; from the coding sequence GTGCGAAACGTCGTGGGCGTCGCTGTCGCTGCAGTGCTCCTCGCCGGTAGCCTGAGCGGCCACGCCCACGCAGACACCGTCGACTGCGCGCAGGTCAAGTGTGTGGCGCTGACCTTCGACGACGGGCCCGGACCGCACACCGACCGGCTACTGCAGATCCTGCAGGCCAACAACGCCGAGGCGACGTTCTTCCTGATCGGCGACAAGGTCGCGGCAGATCCCGCCGCCGCCAGGCGGATCGCCGACGCCGGCATGGAGATCGGCAACCACACCTGGCAGCACCCCGACATGACGGCGATCCCACCGCAGGACATACCGTCCCAGTTCAGCAGAGCCACCGAAGCCATCGAGGCCGCCACGGGCAGGCGGCCGACGCTGGCCCGCACCGGCGGTGGAACCGTCAACGAGACGGTGCTGGCCGAGGCCGGCCGCCAGGGCCTGGCCGACATCAATTGGGACGTGGTCCCTTTCGACTGGCTTCACGATCCCGACACCGCCCCGACACGGGCACTGCTGATGAGTCAGATCAGACCCGGTTCGGTGGTGGTGCTGCACGACACCTTCGCCTCGACGGTGGACCTGATGGAGCAGTTCATTCCGGTGCTCACCGGCAACGGCTACCACTTGGTGACCGTCTCCGAGATGCTCGGGCCGCGGGCACCCGGCAGCCTCTACGGCAGCCGCGAGAACGGCCCACCGGCCAACGTCCTGGTCGAACCGCAATGA
- a CDS encoding glycine hydroxymethyltransferase encodes MTLDSGISVTRSTPALGAEYAETASEAYRAALQVIESVEPRIAAATRKELADQRDSLKLIASENYASPAVLLTMGTWFSDKYAEGTIGHRFYAACQNVDTVEALAAEHARELFGAPYAYVQPHSGIDANLVAYWAILATRVETPGLAEFGAKHVNDLSEADWETLRGKLGNQRLLGMSLDTGGHLTHGFRPNISGKMFHQRQYGTDPETGLLDYDVIAAAAREFKPLVLVAGYSAYPRRVNFAKMREIADEVGATLMVDMAHFAGLVAGKVFTGDEDPVPHAHVTTTTTHKSLRGPRGGLILATEEFAPAVDKGCPMVLGGPLSHVMAAKAVALAEARQPAFQDYAQRIADNAKALAEGFLTRGARLVTGGTDNHIVLLDVTSFGLTGRQAESALLDAGIVTNRNAIPADPNGAWYTSGIRFGTPALTTRGFGGDDFDRVADLVVEVLQNTQPTAASNGPSKAKYVLADGTAERVHAASAELLAANPLYPGLTL; translated from the coding sequence ATGACTCTCGATTCTGGGATCTCCGTGACCCGCTCTACTCCCGCCCTGGGCGCCGAGTACGCCGAGACCGCGAGTGAGGCCTACCGGGCCGCGCTGCAGGTGATCGAGAGCGTCGAGCCGCGGATCGCCGCTGCCACCCGCAAAGAGCTTGCCGATCAACGGGATTCACTCAAGCTGATCGCCAGCGAGAACTACGCATCGCCCGCGGTGCTGTTGACCATGGGCACCTGGTTCTCCGACAAGTACGCCGAGGGCACCATCGGGCACCGGTTCTACGCGGCCTGCCAGAACGTCGACACCGTCGAGGCGCTGGCCGCCGAGCATGCCCGCGAGCTGTTCGGCGCCCCGTACGCCTACGTGCAGCCGCACTCCGGCATCGACGCCAACCTCGTCGCCTACTGGGCCATTCTCGCCACCCGCGTCGAGACCCCCGGCCTTGCCGAGTTCGGCGCGAAGCACGTCAACGACCTGTCCGAGGCCGACTGGGAGACGCTGCGCGGCAAGCTCGGCAACCAGCGGCTGCTGGGGATGTCGCTGGACACCGGCGGCCACCTCACCCACGGCTTCCGGCCCAACATCTCCGGCAAGATGTTCCACCAGCGCCAGTACGGCACCGACCCGGAAACCGGGCTTCTGGACTACGACGTGATAGCGGCCGCGGCCCGCGAGTTCAAGCCGCTGGTGCTCGTCGCCGGCTACTCCGCCTACCCGCGCCGGGTGAACTTCGCCAAGATGCGCGAGATCGCCGACGAGGTGGGCGCGACGCTGATGGTCGACATGGCGCACTTCGCCGGTCTGGTCGCGGGCAAGGTGTTCACCGGCGACGAGGACCCGGTGCCCCATGCGCACGTCACCACCACCACCACCCACAAGTCGCTGCGCGGACCCCGCGGCGGGTTGATCCTGGCCACCGAGGAATTCGCCCCCGCGGTCGACAAGGGCTGCCCGATGGTGCTCGGCGGCCCGCTGTCGCACGTGATGGCCGCCAAGGCCGTCGCGCTCGCCGAGGCGCGCCAGCCGGCATTCCAGGACTACGCCCAGCGCATCGCCGACAATGCCAAGGCGCTCGCCGAGGGTTTCCTCACCCGCGGCGCCCGCCTGGTCACCGGCGGCACCGACAACCACATCGTGCTGTTGGACGTGACCTCGTTCGGGCTCACCGGACGTCAGGCGGAGTCGGCGCTGCTGGACGCGGGGATCGTCACCAACCGCAACGCGATCCCCGCCGACCCCAACGGCGCCTGGTACACCAGCGGTATCCGCTTCGGCACGCCGGCGCTGACCACCCGCGGCTTCGGGGGCGACGATTTCGACCGTGTCGCCGACCTGGTGGTCGAGGTGCTCCAGAACACCCAACCGACGGCGGCCTCGAACGGTCCGTCGAAGGCCAAGTACGTCCTGGCCGACGGCACAGCCGAACGGGTGCACGCCGCGTCGGCCGAACTTCTGGCCGCCAATCCGCTGTATCCGGGCTTGACTCTGTAG
- a CDS encoding hemolysin III family protein, with protein sequence MASFRDPVDTADPDRESSRSGPEDFPEAVADGVAQFLGKPRARGWIHVYSAGVAAIAGTALVAVSWSQVSTRAGIATLIYTLTIVAMFAVSGTYHRVTWKSATARTWMKRADHSMIFVFIAGSYTPFALLALPESSGMTLFWIVWGGATAGVALKMLWPSAPRWLGVPLYILLGWVAAWFIGPITHGAGVAAVVLLIVGGALYSVGGVLYALKWPNPWPTTFGHHEFFHACTAVAAICHYVAMWFAVF encoded by the coding sequence GTGGCCTCGTTTCGTGATCCTGTCGATACCGCTGATCCCGACCGCGAAAGCTCGCGAAGCGGACCTGAGGACTTCCCCGAAGCCGTCGCCGACGGCGTCGCGCAGTTCCTGGGCAAGCCACGCGCCCGGGGCTGGATCCACGTGTATTCGGCCGGGGTGGCAGCCATCGCAGGCACTGCGCTGGTGGCGGTGTCGTGGTCTCAGGTGTCGACGCGCGCTGGCATCGCCACGCTGATCTACACCCTGACCATCGTCGCGATGTTCGCCGTCAGCGGCACCTACCACCGGGTCACCTGGAAGTCGGCCACCGCGCGCACCTGGATGAAGCGTGCCGACCACTCGATGATCTTCGTGTTCATCGCGGGCAGTTACACCCCGTTCGCCCTTCTCGCGTTACCCGAGAGCAGCGGCATGACGCTGTTCTGGATCGTCTGGGGCGGTGCGACGGCCGGCGTCGCACTGAAGATGCTGTGGCCGTCGGCGCCGCGCTGGCTCGGGGTGCCGCTCTACATCCTGCTGGGCTGGGTGGCGGCCTGGTTCATCGGTCCGATCACCCACGGCGCAGGCGTCGCGGCGGTGGTGCTCCTGATCGTCGGCGGTGCGCTGTACAGCGTCGGCGGCGTGCTCTACGCGCTGAAATGGCCGAACCCATGGCCGACGACGTTCGGCCACCACGAGTTCTTCCACGCGTGCACGGCGGTCGCGGCGATCTGCCACTACGTCGCGATGTGGTTCGCCGTCTTCTGA
- a CDS encoding DUF885 domain-containing protein: MDLGRDSSTLIREYLMLGLRFDRVEEGYVDSFTGDPALKRAVAAEPQPDPADLARQAGRLLAELPAGLDEARAAFVGAHLRALACAGRKFAGEEVGFVDEVEAYFDVTITKGDPERYRAAHLELDEALGGSGPLTERMQNHRASEQVPPARLEECIHAFSSALRDRVRATFPLSARETVTYEVVTDKPWSGFNYYLGDYQSTVAVNADLKQQMSNLPRLVAHESYPGHHTEHCRKEAGLVEGKGQAEQTIFLVNTPQCLMAEGLADLALYAAVGPGWGTWATDIYADLGLRFDGARSETVSEATAALADVRQDAALMLHDEHRDVDDVVDYLKRWLLVDDERARQMLRFLSSPLWRAYTSTYVEGYRLLRGWLDARPDNVGLTERFGTLLDEPLIPSSLRTA; the protein is encoded by the coding sequence ATGGACCTAGGTCGGGATTCAAGCACCCTGATCCGCGAATACCTGATGCTCGGACTGCGCTTCGACAGAGTCGAGGAAGGTTACGTCGACTCGTTCACCGGCGACCCCGCGCTCAAGCGCGCCGTCGCTGCCGAGCCGCAGCCCGACCCCGCGGATCTGGCCCGTCAAGCCGGGCGACTGCTCGCCGAGCTACCGGCGGGGCTCGACGAGGCGCGCGCCGCCTTCGTCGGTGCGCACCTGCGGGCGCTGGCCTGCGCGGGCCGTAAGTTCGCCGGTGAAGAGGTCGGGTTCGTCGACGAGGTCGAGGCCTATTTCGACGTCACGATCACCAAGGGTGATCCCGAGCGGTACCGCGCTGCGCACCTCGAGCTGGACGAGGCACTCGGCGGTTCCGGCCCGCTCACCGAGCGCATGCAGAACCACCGCGCGTCGGAGCAGGTCCCGCCGGCCCGCCTCGAGGAGTGCATCCACGCGTTCTCCAGCGCCCTGCGCGACCGCGTCCGCGCGACGTTCCCGCTGTCGGCCAGGGAGACCGTCACCTACGAGGTCGTCACCGACAAGCCGTGGTCCGGGTTCAACTACTACCTCGGCGACTACCAGTCCACGGTCGCCGTCAACGCCGACCTCAAACAGCAGATGTCGAACCTGCCCCGTTTGGTGGCCCACGAGTCCTATCCGGGACACCACACCGAGCACTGCCGCAAGGAAGCGGGCCTCGTCGAGGGCAAGGGGCAGGCCGAGCAGACGATCTTCCTGGTCAACACCCCGCAATGCCTGATGGCGGAGGGGCTTGCCGATCTGGCGCTGTATGCAGCGGTTGGCCCCGGTTGGGGCACCTGGGCGACCGACATCTACGCCGACCTGGGACTGCGGTTCGACGGTGCGCGCTCCGAGACGGTGTCGGAGGCGACGGCCGCGCTGGCCGACGTCCGCCAGGACGCCGCGCTGATGCTGCACGACGAGCACCGCGACGTCGACGACGTGGTCGACTACCTCAAACGCTGGCTGCTGGTCGACGACGAGCGGGCCCGGCAGATGCTGCGCTTCCTGTCGTCGCCGCTGTGGCGCGCTTACACCAGCACCTACGTGGAGGGTTATCGGCTGCTGCGGGGCTGGTTGGACGCCCGCCCCGACAACGTGGGCCTGACCGAACGATTCGGCACCCTGCTCGACGAGCCACTGATTCCGTCATCGCTGCGTACTGCCTGA
- a CDS encoding class II fumarate hydratase, giving the protein MSTDAAVQQAGEYRIEHDTMGEVRVPIDALWRAQTQRAVENFPISGRGLERTQIRALGLLKGACAQVNKDLGLLAAEKADAIIAAAAEIADGRHDDQFPIDVFQTGSGTSSNMNTNEVIAGIAAANGVKVHPNDDVNMSQSSNDTFPTATHIAATEAAVRHLIPALEILHESLRGKARQWRTTVKSGRTHLMDAVPVTLGQEFGGYARQIEAGIERVKATLPRLGELAIGGTAVGTGLNAPDGFGAKVVDVLVDQTGIAELRTASDSFEAQAARDGLVEASGALKTIAVSLTKIANDIRWMGSGPLTGLGELQLPDLQPGSSIMPGKVNPVIPEAVTQVAAQVIGNDAAITWGGGNGAFELNVYIPMMARNALESFTLLANVSKLFAAKCIDGLIANEAHLREQAESSPSIVTPLNSAIGYEEAAKVAKEALKERKTIRQTVIDRGLIGDKLSEEELDKRLDVLAMAKVKDGE; this is encoded by the coding sequence ATGAGCACCGACGCCGCTGTTCAGCAAGCAGGCGAGTACCGGATCGAGCACGACACCATGGGCGAGGTCCGGGTGCCGATCGATGCGCTGTGGCGCGCGCAGACCCAGCGGGCCGTCGAGAACTTCCCGATCTCCGGACGCGGTCTCGAGCGCACCCAGATCCGCGCACTCGGCCTGCTCAAAGGCGCGTGCGCACAGGTGAACAAGGACCTCGGGCTGCTCGCCGCGGAGAAGGCCGACGCGATCATCGCCGCCGCCGCCGAGATCGCCGACGGCCGCCACGACGACCAGTTCCCCATCGACGTCTTCCAGACCGGTTCGGGCACCAGTTCCAACATGAACACCAACGAGGTGATCGCGGGCATCGCCGCCGCCAACGGCGTGAAGGTGCACCCGAACGATGACGTCAACATGTCACAGAGCTCCAACGACACCTTCCCCACCGCGACGCACATCGCCGCCACCGAAGCTGCTGTGCGCCACCTCATTCCAGCGTTGGAGATACTTCACGAGTCGCTGCGCGGAAAGGCGCGCCAGTGGCGCACCACCGTCAAGAGCGGCCGCACCCACCTGATGGACGCGGTCCCGGTGACACTCGGCCAGGAGTTCGGCGGCTACGCACGCCAGATCGAGGCCGGGATCGAGCGCGTCAAGGCGACGCTGCCCCGGCTCGGTGAGCTGGCCATCGGCGGCACCGCGGTGGGCACCGGCCTCAATGCGCCGGACGGTTTCGGCGCGAAGGTCGTCGACGTCCTCGTCGACCAGACCGGTATCGCCGAACTGCGCACCGCATCTGACTCTTTCGAAGCCCAGGCCGCTCGTGACGGCCTGGTCGAGGCGTCTGGAGCACTCAAGACCATCGCCGTCTCGTTGACCAAGATCGCCAACGACATCCGCTGGATGGGGTCGGGGCCGTTGACCGGGCTCGGCGAGCTGCAGCTGCCCGATCTGCAGCCGGGTAGCTCGATCATGCCGGGCAAGGTCAACCCGGTCATCCCCGAGGCGGTGACGCAGGTCGCCGCCCAGGTCATCGGTAACGACGCGGCCATCACATGGGGCGGCGGCAACGGTGCGTTCGAGTTGAACGTCTACATCCCGATGATGGCGCGCAACGCACTGGAGTCGTTCACGCTTCTGGCCAACGTGTCGAAGTTGTTCGCCGCCAAGTGCATCGACGGCCTGATCGCCAACGAGGCGCACCTGCGGGAGCAGGCCGAGTCGTCGCCCTCGATCGTCACCCCGCTGAACTCCGCGATCGGCTACGAGGAGGCCGCCAAGGTCGCCAAGGAGGCCCTCAAGGAGCGCAAGACGATCCGCCAGACGGTCATCGACCGCGGGCTGATCGGCGACAAGCTCTCCGAGGAGGAGTTGGACAAGCGCCTCGACGTGCTGGCCATGGCGAAGGTGAAAGACGGCGAGTAG
- a CDS encoding acyl-ACP desaturase, whose amino-acid sequence MAQRPVPNALITELEPVVMQELRRHLDSEDLWYAHDYVPFDQGENFAFLGGKDWDPSEVTLPKHITDALEILLITKDNLAGYHRELVEHFILEAKWGRWLGRWTAEEHLHAIALRNYLVVTREVDPVANEDVRVEHVVQGYRADTYSQLETLAFMAFFERAHAVYCRNLAAQTEDPTLAEMIGRIAKDEERHEDFFAKLVSHCLVSSRDETVDAIKRRAAELDVVGGDIVAYRDKVANVAEAGIFDRAQLRQVISDRITAWGLADEPTLAQFISS is encoded by the coding sequence ATGGCACAGAGACCTGTCCCTAACGCGCTGATCACCGAGCTCGAGCCGGTCGTCATGCAGGAGCTGCGGCGCCACCTCGACTCCGAGGATCTCTGGTACGCCCACGACTACGTGCCCTTCGACCAGGGTGAGAACTTCGCGTTCCTGGGCGGCAAGGACTGGGACCCGTCGGAGGTGACGCTGCCCAAGCACATCACCGACGCTCTCGAGATCCTGCTGATCACCAAGGACAACCTGGCCGGCTATCACCGCGAGCTCGTCGAGCACTTCATCCTCGAGGCCAAGTGGGGCCGCTGGCTGGGCCGCTGGACCGCCGAAGAGCACCTCCACGCCATCGCGTTGCGCAACTACCTGGTGGTCACCCGTGAGGTCGACCCCGTGGCCAACGAGGACGTCCGCGTCGAGCATGTGGTGCAGGGCTACCGCGCCGACACCTACAGCCAGCTGGAGACGCTGGCGTTCATGGCGTTCTTCGAGCGCGCCCACGCGGTGTACTGCCGCAATCTGGCTGCGCAGACCGAGGACCCGACGCTCGCGGAGATGATCGGCCGCATCGCCAAGGACGAGGAACGCCACGAGGACTTCTTCGCCAAGCTCGTCAGCCACTGTCTGGTCTCCTCGCGGGACGAGACCGTCGACGCCATCAAGCGCCGCGCCGCCGAACTCGACGTCGTCGGCGGTGACATCGTCGCCTACCGCGACAAGGTGGCCAACGTCGCCGAGGCAGGCATCTTCGATCGGGCGCAGCTGCGTCAGGTCATCTCCGATCGCATCACCGCGTGGGGGCTGGCCGACGAGCCGACGCTGGCTCAGTTCATCAGCTCTTAA
- the coaA gene encoding type I pantothenate kinase, which produces MARLSEPSPYVEFDRSQWRALRMSTPLKLTEDELVRLRGLGEKIDLLEVEEVYLPLARLIHLQVAARQALFATTADFLGEPQQNPDRPVPFVIGVAGSVAVGKSTTARVLQALLARWEHHPRVDLVTTDGFLYPNAELNRRNLMHRKGFPESYDRRGLMRFVTAVKAGSDTVCAPVYSHLLYDIVHGEKQIIQHPDILILEGLNVLQTGPALMVSDLFDFSVYVDARIEDIEGWYISRFLSMRDGAFADPASHFHHYSTLTDEQAVFAARDIWHSINRPNLIDNILPTRPRATLVLRKDADHSINRLRLRKL; this is translated from the coding sequence ATGGCGCGGCTGAGCGAACCCAGCCCCTACGTGGAGTTCGACCGAAGTCAGTGGCGTGCACTTCGAATGTCGACGCCGCTGAAACTGACCGAGGACGAGCTAGTCCGGCTGCGGGGTCTGGGCGAGAAGATCGACCTGCTCGAGGTCGAAGAGGTCTACCTGCCACTGGCCCGGCTGATCCATCTCCAGGTCGCCGCTCGTCAGGCGCTGTTCGCCACGACCGCGGACTTCCTCGGTGAGCCACAACAGAACCCGGACCGGCCGGTGCCGTTTGTCATCGGAGTCGCCGGCAGCGTGGCAGTCGGCAAGTCGACCACCGCCCGTGTGCTGCAGGCGCTACTGGCGCGATGGGAGCACCACCCTCGCGTCGATCTCGTCACCACCGACGGCTTCCTCTATCCCAACGCCGAACTCAACCGGCGGAACCTGATGCACCGCAAAGGTTTTCCCGAGAGTTACGACCGCAGAGGTCTGATGCGTTTCGTCACCGCGGTGAAGGCGGGTTCTGACACGGTGTGCGCGCCGGTGTACTCACACCTGCTCTACGACATCGTGCACGGCGAGAAGCAGATCATCCAGCACCCTGACATCCTCATTCTCGAGGGCCTCAACGTGCTGCAGACCGGCCCGGCCCTGATGGTCTCCGACCTGTTCGATTTCTCGGTGTACGTCGACGCGCGCATCGAGGACATCGAGGGCTGGTACATCTCAAGGTTCCTGTCGATGCGCGACGGCGCCTTCGCCGATCCGGCCTCGCATTTCCACCACTACTCGACGCTGACCGACGAGCAGGCCGTCTTCGCCGCCCGCGACATCTGGCATTCGATCAATCGGCCGAACCTGATCGACAACATCCTGCCGACCAGGCCGCGTGCCACGCTCGTGCTGCGCAAGGACGCCGATCATTCGATCAACCGGCTGCGCCTGCGGAAGCTGTGA